One window of Saccharopolyspora phatthalungensis genomic DNA carries:
- a CDS encoding KGGVGR-motif variant AAA ATPase, giving the protein MFTASTFLNSPDLLVRHESRAAENRGRFAVLERTVVGADWVRARLNPPEHRVTLYGFKGGVGRSTATLMLAKHLADLGLCVLVADLDLESPGIGELLQNTIALPKHGLVDYLVESAVGNQAGLELVSRSEVIKSPGNGEVWLLPADGAPIRPHATDEWSPAKRDYLAKLNRVYTEIPGGPDGPKTLADRLEEALAEAERQVAERSRKPDVTLLDSRAGIHDIAAIAITRLSGFSFLFATDNPHTWTGYRALFEQWRQLTNDRLNNLRQRLRMVAAMVPDSAAERYLSGFRDNAQQCFADTLYDEMSPTDVDAFNFGPEDEQAPHAPLPILFHAGLVGLNHLAAPDWYSSHLIREAYDQFVTTATELIVEEST; this is encoded by the coding sequence ATGTTCACGGCCAGCACCTTCCTGAACTCACCCGATCTGCTCGTTCGACACGAATCAAGAGCAGCGGAAAACCGTGGCCGATTCGCAGTGTTGGAGCGAACCGTTGTCGGGGCCGACTGGGTTCGCGCCCGCCTCAATCCGCCTGAACACCGGGTCACGCTGTACGGGTTCAAGGGCGGCGTCGGACGGTCGACGGCGACGCTCATGCTCGCCAAGCACCTGGCCGACCTCGGGCTGTGTGTGCTGGTAGCGGATCTCGACCTGGAGTCCCCGGGAATCGGGGAGTTGCTCCAGAACACGATCGCGCTCCCGAAACACGGCTTGGTCGACTACCTCGTCGAATCGGCGGTCGGCAACCAAGCCGGTCTGGAACTGGTCAGCCGAAGCGAGGTGATCAAATCTCCGGGCAACGGCGAGGTTTGGTTGCTGCCTGCTGACGGCGCACCAATTCGGCCGCACGCCACTGATGAATGGTCTCCGGCCAAACGGGACTACCTTGCCAAGCTGAACCGCGTCTACACCGAAATACCAGGTGGACCTGACGGTCCGAAAACGCTCGCAGACCGTCTTGAAGAAGCTCTTGCCGAAGCCGAGCGGCAGGTTGCGGAGCGCAGCAGAAAACCTGACGTGACGCTGCTCGACAGCCGGGCCGGTATCCATGACATCGCGGCGATAGCGATCACCAGGCTCAGCGGCTTCAGTTTTCTATTCGCCACCGACAACCCACACACCTGGACCGGGTACCGCGCACTCTTCGAACAATGGCGGCAACTCACTAATGACCGCCTGAACAATCTTCGCCAGCGGCTGCGCATGGTCGCCGCAATGGTGCCGGATAGTGCCGCTGAGCGATACCTGAGCGGCTTCCGCGACAATGCTCAGCAGTGCTTTGCGGATACGCTCTACGACGAGATGTCGCCGACCGACGTGGATGCGTTCAACTTCGGCCCGGAAGACGAACAGGCACCACACGCACCGTTGCCGATCCTGTTCCACGCCGGCTTGGTCGGTCTGAACCACCTGGCCGCACCGGACTGGTACTCGTCACACCTTATCCGCGAGGCTTACGATCAATTCGTGACCACCGCAACCGAGCTAATCGTCGAGGAGAGCACGTGA
- a CDS encoding D-alanyl-D-alanine carboxypeptidase family protein: protein MPLSARGPAALLRTKSTLSGALCTFAASLMLAAAGPAAAQSPPACPHVAPPPPVDTSEVPAPGVPMPEPVPVPETPVGGDRMGECGVIVAPGLPQPPPEVTADSWVLADLDSGTVLAAKDPHARHRPASTIKVLTALTAIRELRLDDTIVVSQEDANQEGSRVGLSPGVTYTVQQVLTGLILQSGNDAAHALAMKMGGVDVTLGKLNALAHKIGALDTRVTTPSGLDAAGMSTSAYDLATIFRTAMREPAFAAVIGTHNAVLPGAPGGPPLEVWTDNQVLRSYPGAIGGKTGFTDDARHTFIGAAERDGHRLVAVLMHGENQPIRLSEQTMRLLDYGFVLGGRSPVGELVTTSPRPPAADNAADAQGTPESGQRQSSSMFGTVGGPLTLLVVVAVVLMGVLAVRQRRARRAAAARRKQNENDHP from the coding sequence GTGCCTCTGAGTGCTCGCGGCCCGGCCGCCTTGCTCCGCACGAAATCCACGCTTAGCGGGGCCCTTTGCACCTTCGCCGCCTCGCTCATGCTGGCTGCCGCCGGCCCCGCCGCGGCCCAGTCACCCCCGGCGTGCCCCCACGTCGCTCCGCCGCCGCCGGTGGACACCTCCGAGGTGCCCGCCCCGGGGGTCCCGATGCCCGAGCCGGTGCCGGTTCCGGAGACCCCGGTCGGCGGCGACCGGATGGGCGAGTGCGGCGTGATCGTCGCGCCGGGGCTGCCGCAGCCGCCTCCCGAGGTCACCGCCGACAGCTGGGTGCTGGCCGACCTCGACAGCGGCACCGTGCTGGCGGCGAAGGACCCGCACGCCAGGCATCGCCCGGCGTCCACGATCAAGGTGCTCACCGCGCTCACCGCGATCCGCGAGCTGCGGCTGGACGACACCATCGTGGTTAGCCAGGAGGACGCCAACCAGGAGGGCAGCCGGGTCGGGCTCAGTCCCGGCGTCACCTACACCGTGCAGCAGGTGCTGACCGGCCTGATCCTGCAGTCCGGCAACGATGCCGCACACGCGCTCGCCATGAAGATGGGCGGGGTGGACGTCACGCTCGGCAAGCTGAACGCGCTGGCCCACAAGATCGGCGCGCTGGACACCCGGGTCACGACACCGTCCGGTTTGGATGCCGCGGGCATGAGCACCTCAGCCTACGACCTGGCGACCATCTTCCGGACGGCGATGCGCGAGCCCGCGTTCGCCGCTGTCATCGGGACGCACAACGCCGTGCTGCCGGGCGCACCGGGCGGCCCGCCGCTGGAGGTGTGGACCGACAACCAGGTGCTGCGCAGCTACCCGGGCGCGATCGGCGGCAAGACCGGGTTCACCGACGATGCTCGGCACACTTTCATCGGCGCGGCCGAACGCGACGGGCACCGGCTGGTGGCGGTGCTGATGCATGGCGAGAACCAGCCGATCCGGCTGTCCGAGCAGACAATGCGCCTGCTCGACTACGGATTCGTACTCGGCGGGCGTTCGCCGGTCGGCGAACTGGTGACCACGTCGCCACGGCCCCCCGCCGCGGACAACGCGGCCGATGCGCAGGGCACGCCGGAGAGCGGGCAGCGGCAAAGCTCGTCGATGTTCGGCACGGTCGGCGGACCGCTGACGCTGCTTGTGGTCGTCGCCGTTGTCCTGATGGGTGTCCTAGCGGTCCGGCAGCGCCGCGCGCGACGAGCCGCCGCGGCGCGCCGCAAGCAAAACGAAAACGATCACCCCTGA
- a CDS encoding S8 family peptidase, with protein sequence MSRTRMSRRAMCIAGSALTSALLIPAGAVTSAEPASATAAASAHFVVLGPTGYGLRQTENSVRAVGGTVVQSWPQIGVVVATSTDPGFARAVRTQPAVEQAGASRNLAEQLPPAKSQRLEPLEGTAAATVLGVKAGQEPLEPEQWDLPQIKADQASAISQGSKDITVGVLDYGIDPTHPDLKPNLDVSKSVSCVQQGVPDTRQQAWQPQNATQAHGTHVAGTIAAARNGIGIAGVAPNVTLASVRIIDDSGFIYPEYAVCGFIWAAEHGFDVTNNSYFVDPWFLWCDGDPDQKAGAEAVRRAVAYAQSKDVANVVSAGNSNWDLSKPIHDTYSPNNGGPVQDRQTGHDCHVLPGELPGVVSVSAVGVQAVKSYYSNYGLGSITVTAPGGDARQIPPTPTRNGRVLSSVPGGGWGWMQGTSMAGPHAAGVVALLRSAHPNWNAQQVIGALTSQADALACPQHYDPDGDGKPDAVCAGGNSGAGFYGAGLIDALDAVRR encoded by the coding sequence GTGTCACGCACTAGGATGAGTCGCCGGGCGATGTGCATCGCCGGCTCGGCGCTCACATCGGCGCTGCTGATACCCGCCGGCGCCGTCACTTCGGCCGAGCCCGCGTCCGCCACAGCCGCCGCATCGGCGCACTTCGTCGTGCTCGGCCCCACCGGCTACGGCTTGCGGCAGACCGAGAATTCCGTGCGCGCCGTCGGCGGCACCGTGGTACAGAGCTGGCCGCAGATCGGCGTGGTCGTCGCGACCTCGACCGATCCGGGCTTCGCCCGCGCGGTGCGTACCCAGCCCGCCGTGGAGCAGGCCGGTGCCAGCCGCAACCTCGCCGAGCAGCTGCCGCCCGCGAAATCGCAGCGGCTGGAGCCGTTGGAGGGCACTGCCGCCGCGACCGTGTTGGGGGTCAAGGCCGGTCAGGAGCCGCTGGAGCCCGAGCAGTGGGACCTGCCGCAGATCAAGGCCGACCAGGCGAGCGCGATCTCCCAGGGCAGCAAGGACATCACGGTCGGCGTGCTGGACTACGGCATCGACCCGACGCATCCGGACCTCAAGCCGAACCTGGACGTCTCCAAGTCGGTGAGCTGCGTGCAGCAGGGCGTCCCGGACACCCGGCAGCAGGCTTGGCAGCCACAGAACGCGACGCAGGCCCACGGCACGCACGTCGCCGGCACCATCGCCGCCGCGCGAAACGGGATCGGTATCGCCGGGGTTGCCCCTAACGTCACGCTGGCCTCGGTCCGGATCATCGACGACAGCGGCTTCATCTACCCCGAGTACGCCGTCTGCGGCTTCATCTGGGCGGCCGAACACGGCTTCGACGTCACCAACAACTCGTACTTCGTCGACCCCTGGTTTCTGTGGTGCGACGGCGACCCGGATCAGAAGGCCGGTGCCGAGGCGGTGCGCCGCGCCGTCGCGTACGCGCAGAGCAAGGACGTCGCGAACGTGGTGTCGGCGGGCAACAGCAACTGGGACCTGTCCAAGCCGATCCACGACACCTACAGCCCGAACAACGGCGGCCCGGTCCAGGACCGGCAGACCGGCCACGACTGCCACGTCCTGCCCGGCGAACTGCCGGGCGTGGTCTCGGTGTCCGCGGTGGGCGTGCAGGCGGTGAAGTCGTACTACTCCAACTACGGGCTGGGGTCGATCACGGTCACCGCACCGGGGGGTGACGCTCGGCAGATCCCGCCGACGCCGACGCGCAACGGCCGGGTGCTCTCCTCGGTTCCCGGCGGCGGCTGGGGCTGGATGCAGGGCACCTCGATGGCCGGGCCGCACGCGGCCGGTGTGGTCGCGTTGCTGCGCAGCGCGCACCCGAACTGGAACGCCCAGCAGGTGATCGGCGCGCTGAC
- a CDS encoding succinate dehydrogenase iron-sulfur subunit translates to MTAATTNNDTTNLPASDLPADAPPIPDGATMVTVKILRYNPEVDEDLHWESYRIPALPSDRVLNLLHYIKWYVDGTLTFRRSCAHGVCGSDAMRINGVNRLACKVLMKDLLAKGGDTTLTIEPIKGLPVEKDLVVDMEPFFEAYRAVKPYLMTTGNDPTRERIQSVAERARFDDTTKCILCAACTTSCPVYWSDGNYFGPAAIVNAHRFIFDSRDEGAEERLDILNDVDGVWRCRTTFNCTDACPRGIQVTKAIQEVKRALMFRRR, encoded by the coding sequence ATGACCGCCGCCACCACGAACAACGACACGACCAACCTCCCGGCGTCCGATCTTCCCGCCGATGCCCCGCCGATCCCGGACGGCGCCACGATGGTCACCGTCAAGATCCTGCGGTACAACCCGGAGGTCGACGAGGACCTGCACTGGGAGTCCTACCGGATCCCCGCGCTGCCCTCGGACCGCGTGCTGAACCTGCTGCACTACATCAAGTGGTACGTCGACGGAACGCTGACGTTCCGCCGGTCCTGCGCGCACGGCGTGTGCGGTTCCGACGCGATGCGGATCAACGGGGTCAACCGACTGGCCTGCAAGGTGCTGATGAAGGACCTGCTGGCCAAGGGCGGCGACACCACGCTGACCATCGAGCCGATCAAGGGCCTGCCGGTCGAGAAGGACCTGGTGGTCGACATGGAGCCGTTCTTCGAGGCGTACCGGGCGGTCAAGCCGTACCTGATGACCACGGGCAACGACCCGACCCGGGAGCGCATCCAGTCGGTCGCCGAGCGGGCCCGGTTCGACGACACCACCAAGTGCATCCTGTGCGCGGCGTGCACCACGTCGTGCCCGGTGTACTGGTCGGACGGCAACTACTTCGGCCCGGCGGCGATCGTGAACGCGCACCGGTTCATCTTCGACAGCCGGGACGAGGGTGCCGAGGAGCGGCTGGACATCCTCAACGACGTCGACGGTGTGTGGCGCTGCCGCACGACCTTCAACTGCACGGACGCCTGCCCGCGTGGCATCCAGGTGACGAAGGCGATCCAAGAGGTCAAGCGAGCCCTCATGTTCCGCCGCCGCTGA
- a CDS encoding SCO4848 family membrane protein, which translates to MTISRRVALFLLAFGVWSYLLWPNFVRNIWNSDRSWAGGSPTYYLIVHLVIAVVSLTLGTIIGVLGWRAYRATRR; encoded by the coding sequence GTGACAATTTCCCGCCGCGTTGCGTTGTTCCTGCTGGCCTTCGGCGTGTGGTCGTACTTGCTGTGGCCGAACTTCGTGCGCAACATCTGGAACAGCGACCGCTCCTGGGCGGGCGGCTCGCCGACGTACTACCTGATCGTGCACCTGGTGATCGCGGTCGTCTCCCTGACCCTGGGCACCATCATCGGGGTCCTCGGCTGGCGCGCCTACCGCGCCACCCGCCGCTGA
- a CDS encoding bifunctional FO biosynthesis protein CofGH yields MRRALRRATDGVSLDAAEAAVLLHARGDDLEKLLDAAGRARDAHLVAEGHPGVVTYSRNVFIPLTRLCRDRCHYCTFATVPHRVESAYLERDEVLEIARQGAAAGCKEALFTLGDRPEERWPAAREWLEARGYSSTVDYVRSCAIAVLEETGLLPHLNPGVLSWSELTRLKPVAASMGMMLETTAERLWRERGGPHFGSPDKEPAVRLRVLADAGRVAVPFTSGILIGIGETRAERAESLLALRSTARQYGHIQEIIVQNFRAKPDTAMRGMPDADLHDLAATIAVARLLMPSGVSVQAPPNLIGDEQLLMLRAGIDDWGGVSPVTPDHVNPERPWPQIDDLAAQTREGGFELRERLTAYPRYVRAGLTGDSTQWLDLRVAGHVAALSDSDGFACPDAEPVGREWQEPDGGFESIGRTDLHTSIDTTGRTEDRRGDFDTVYGDWDELRRQLPADAAPERLDTDVREGLRLAESDPAALLDEGRAAAAMALMTCDGAALDALAGIADARRRDVVGEDITYVVNRNINFSNICYVGCRFCAFAQRERDADAYRLSPEEVADRADEAWRAGATEVCMQGGIDPRLPVSGYADLVRAIKRRVPEMHVHAFSPMEIVSAAAKAGVSIADWLAELKEAGLGSIPGTAAEILDDDVRWVLTKGKLPAAEWIEVVSTAHRLGIPSSSTMMYGHVDTPAHWLGHLRTLAGVQDAAAEHGNAGFTEFVPLPFVHRNAPIYLAGLARPGPTRRDNRAVHAMARILLHGRIDNIQCSWVKLGDDGSSEVLNGGANDVGGTLMEETISRMAGSEHGSARSVEELHELAGRAGRPPRQRTTTYGRLGRVQLGISPA; encoded by the coding sequence ATGCGTCGTGCTCTCCGCCGCGCCACCGATGGCGTTTCGCTGGACGCCGCCGAGGCCGCGGTCCTGCTGCACGCTCGCGGCGATGACCTGGAGAAACTGCTGGACGCCGCCGGGCGCGCGCGGGACGCGCACCTGGTCGCCGAGGGACATCCAGGCGTGGTCACCTACAGCCGCAACGTGTTCATCCCGTTGACCAGGCTGTGCCGGGATCGCTGCCACTACTGCACCTTCGCCACCGTGCCGCACCGGGTGGAATCCGCGTACCTGGAACGCGACGAGGTGCTGGAAATCGCCCGGCAGGGCGCGGCCGCGGGCTGCAAGGAGGCCCTGTTCACCCTGGGCGACCGGCCGGAAGAGCGCTGGCCCGCCGCCCGGGAGTGGCTCGAAGCGCGCGGCTATTCCTCCACAGTGGACTATGTGCGGTCCTGCGCGATCGCGGTGCTGGAGGAAACCGGCCTGCTGCCGCACCTGAACCCCGGCGTGCTGAGCTGGTCGGAGCTGACCAGGCTCAAGCCGGTCGCGGCGAGCATGGGCATGATGCTGGAGACCACCGCCGAGCGGCTGTGGCGCGAGCGGGGCGGCCCGCATTTCGGCAGCCCGGACAAGGAACCCGCCGTCCGGCTGCGGGTGCTCGCCGACGCCGGTCGCGTCGCGGTGCCGTTCACTAGCGGCATCCTCATCGGCATCGGTGAAACCCGCGCCGAACGCGCCGAGTCGCTGCTCGCGCTGCGCAGCACCGCCCGCCAGTACGGGCACATCCAGGAAATCATCGTGCAGAACTTCCGGGCCAAACCGGACACCGCGATGCGCGGCATGCCCGACGCCGACCTGCACGACCTGGCCGCCACGATCGCGGTCGCGCGCCTACTGATGCCCTCCGGGGTGAGCGTGCAGGCGCCGCCGAACCTCATCGGCGACGAGCAGTTGCTGATGCTGCGCGCCGGGATCGACGACTGGGGCGGGGTCTCCCCGGTGACCCCGGACCACGTCAACCCGGAACGCCCCTGGCCGCAGATCGACGATCTCGCCGCGCAGACCCGCGAAGGCGGCTTCGAATTGCGGGAACGCCTGACCGCCTACCCGCGCTATGTGCGCGCCGGGCTGACCGGGGACAGCACCCAGTGGCTGGACCTGCGGGTGGCCGGCCACGTCGCGGCGCTGTCCGATTCGGACGGTTTCGCGTGCCCGGACGCCGAACCGGTCGGCCGGGAGTGGCAGGAGCCGGACGGCGGCTTCGAATCCATCGGCCGCACGGACCTGCACACCAGCATCGACACGACCGGCCGCACGGAAGATCGCCGCGGCGACTTCGACACCGTCTACGGCGACTGGGACGAACTGCGCCGGCAACTGCCCGCCGACGCCGCTCCGGAGCGGTTGGACACCGACGTGCGCGAGGGGTTGCGGCTGGCCGAGTCCGACCCGGCCGCGTTGCTCGACGAGGGCCGCGCCGCTGCGGCGATGGCCTTGATGACCTGCGACGGGGCCGCGCTGGATGCGCTCGCCGGGATCGCCGACGCGCGGCGCCGGGACGTGGTCGGCGAGGACATCACCTATGTGGTCAACCGCAATATCAACTTCTCGAACATCTGCTACGTCGGTTGCCGCTTCTGCGCCTTCGCGCAGCGCGAGCGCGATGCGGACGCCTACCGGCTCTCGCCGGAGGAAGTGGCCGATCGCGCCGACGAGGCGTGGCGGGCCGGAGCCACCGAGGTTTGCATGCAGGGCGGCATCGACCCGCGGCTGCCGGTGTCCGGCTATGCCGACCTGGTTCGCGCGATCAAGCGGCGGGTGCCCGAGATGCACGTCCACGCGTTCAGCCCGATGGAGATCGTCAGCGCCGCGGCCAAGGCCGGGGTGAGCATCGCCGACTGGCTCGCGGAGCTCAAGGAGGCCGGTCTGGGCAGCATCCCCGGCACCGCCGCGGAGATCCTCGACGACGACGTGCGCTGGGTGCTGACCAAGGGCAAGCTTCCCGCCGCCGAGTGGATCGAGGTGGTCAGCACCGCGCACCGGCTCGGCATCCCGTCCTCCTCGACGATGATGTACGGCCACGTCGACACGCCGGCGCACTGGCTCGGCCACCTCCGGACCTTGGCCGGCGTTCAGGATGCTGCTGCCGAGCACGGCAACGCCGGCTTCACCGAGTTCGTCCCGTTGCCATTCGTGCATCGCAATGCGCCCATCTACCTCGCCGGGCTCGCCCGCCCGGGGCCGACGCGGCGGGACAACCGCGCGGTGCACGCGATGGCGCGAATCCTGTTGCACGGCCGGATCGACAACATCCAGTGCTCGTGGGTGAAGCTCGGCGACGACGGCAGTTCCGAGGTGCTCAACGGCGGCGCCAACGACGTCGGCGGAACGCTGATGGAGGAGACCATCAGCCGGATGGCCGGATCCGAGCACGGCTCGGCGCGGAGCGTCGAAGAGCTGCACGAACTGGCCGGTCGGGCGGGCCGTCCGCCGCGGCAGCGCACCACCACTTACGGGCGACTCGGCCGGGTACAGCTCGGGATCAGCCCGGCCTAA
- the yhjD gene encoding inner membrane protein YhjD, translated as MTGPEQDTKPSRLTLLRRRHEWLDRLIRAFERYQSQYGDYYAAAITYFSVLALVPLLMIGFAAAAFVLRGNPDLLERLRTSITSAVPSPAMSDMLNRVVEQAISQAGTVGVIGLLAALYSGLGWMTNLREALTAQWTQEAAKQSIVRRMSSDLLALIGLGAAMAVSFGISALGGGVGVQLFELVGIKDGPAAGFVLRVLSIVLSLAESWLVFLWVLALLPRKRVTLRSAVWGALFAAVGFEILKQAGVIYLNIVTNSPAGVAFGPILGLLVFANLAARFILFVTAWTASARENLEIEPPQPPGPAIIRPVVEVRNRVGVRATAGLVGLGAVASWVWRRKH; from the coding sequence GTGACCGGTCCGGAGCAGGACACGAAACCGAGCCGGTTGACTTTGCTGCGGCGCCGCCACGAGTGGCTGGACCGGCTCATCCGCGCCTTCGAGCGCTATCAAAGTCAGTACGGCGACTACTACGCCGCCGCGATCACGTATTTCAGCGTCCTCGCGCTGGTGCCGCTGCTGATGATCGGCTTCGCCGCCGCCGCTTTCGTGCTGCGCGGCAACCCGGACCTGCTGGAGCGGTTGCGGACCTCGATCACCTCCGCGGTGCCGAGCCCGGCGATGAGCGACATGCTCAACCGCGTCGTCGAACAGGCAATCAGCCAGGCCGGGACGGTCGGGGTGATCGGTCTGCTCGCGGCGCTGTACTCGGGACTCGGTTGGATGACGAACCTGCGGGAGGCGCTGACCGCGCAGTGGACGCAGGAGGCCGCCAAGCAGTCGATCGTGCGGCGGATGTCCTCCGACCTGCTGGCGCTGATCGGGCTCGGTGCGGCGATGGCCGTCTCGTTCGGTATCAGCGCGCTCGGCGGCGGCGTCGGGGTGCAGTTGTTCGAGCTGGTCGGGATCAAGGACGGCCCCGCCGCGGGATTCGTGTTGCGGGTGCTGTCGATCGTGCTGTCGCTGGCGGAGAGCTGGCTGGTGTTCCTGTGGGTGCTGGCACTGCTGCCGCGCAAGCGCGTCACGTTGCGCAGCGCGGTCTGGGGTGCGCTGTTCGCGGCGGTCGGGTTCGAGATCCTCAAGCAGGCCGGGGTGATCTACCTGAACATCGTCACCAACTCGCCGGCGGGAGTGGCGTTCGGTCCGATCCTCGGTCTGCTCGTGTTCGCCAACCTGGCCGCGCGGTTCATCCTGTTCGTCACGGCGTGGACGGCATCGGCCCGGGAGAACCTGGAGATCGAACCGCCGCAACCGCCGGGCCCGGCGATCATCCGCCCGGTAGTCGAGGTCCGCAACCGGGTGGGCGTGCGTGCCACTGCGGGCCTGGTGGGCCTCGGCGCGGTCGCAAGCTGGGTTTGGCGCCGCAAGCACTAA
- the trpS gene encoding tryptophan--tRNA ligase: MSSDSPAPQISDKPAARPRVLSGIQPTADSFHLGNYLGALREWVVMQDDHDAFYCVVDLHAITVAQDPEVLRQRTRLSAAQLLAIGIDPDRSTLFVQSHVPEHAQLSWVLECLTGFGEAGRMTQFKDKSARQDADHVSVGLFTYPVLQAADILLYQADAVPVGEDQRQHLELTRNLAQRFNSRYGNTFTVPAAHIPKETAKIYDLQDPTSKMSKSVPAGVVELLEEPKRSAKKIRSAVTDLEREIRYDVDNKPGISNLLVIYSALTGRSIADLEAAYEGKGYGDLKKELGEVVVEFVTPFQRQVRAYLDDPAELDKVLHRGAERAREVSAETLRSVFDRVGFLRPMS, encoded by the coding sequence GTGAGCAGTGACAGCCCCGCACCCCAGATCAGCGACAAGCCCGCGGCGCGGCCGCGCGTGCTGTCCGGCATCCAGCCCACCGCCGACTCCTTCCACCTCGGCAACTACCTGGGCGCCTTGCGGGAATGGGTCGTGATGCAGGACGACCACGACGCCTTCTACTGCGTCGTCGACCTGCACGCCATCACCGTCGCGCAGGACCCGGAGGTGCTGCGCCAGCGCACCCGGCTCTCCGCGGCCCAGCTGCTCGCCATCGGCATCGACCCCGACCGTTCGACGTTGTTCGTGCAGAGCCACGTCCCGGAGCACGCCCAGCTCAGCTGGGTCCTGGAGTGCCTGACCGGGTTCGGTGAGGCGGGCCGGATGACCCAGTTCAAGGACAAGTCCGCCCGCCAGGATGCCGACCACGTCAGCGTCGGGTTGTTCACCTACCCCGTGCTGCAGGCCGCGGACATCCTGCTCTACCAGGCCGACGCGGTCCCGGTCGGCGAGGACCAGCGCCAGCACCTGGAGCTCACCCGCAACCTGGCGCAACGGTTCAACTCCCGCTACGGCAACACCTTCACGGTGCCCGCGGCGCACATTCCCAAGGAGACCGCCAAGATCTACGACCTGCAGGACCCAACCTCGAAGATGAGCAAGTCGGTGCCCGCCGGGGTCGTCGAGCTGCTGGAGGAACCGAAGCGCTCGGCCAAGAAGATCCGCTCCGCCGTCACCGACCTGGAGCGGGAGATCCGCTACGACGTCGACAACAAGCCGGGCATCAGCAACCTGCTGGTGATCTATTCCGCGCTGACCGGCCGCAGCATCGCCGACCTGGAGGCGGCCTACGAGGGCAAGGGGTACGGCGACCTCAAGAAGGAGCTCGGCGAGGTCGTGGTCGAGTTCGTCACCCCATTCCAGCGGCAGGTCCGCGCCTACCTCGACGATCCGGCCGAGCTGGACAAGGTCCTGCACCGGGGCGCCGAGCGGGCGCGCGAGGTTTCTGCCGAAACCCTGCGGAGTGTCTTCGATCGGGTGGGCTTCCTTCGACCGATGAGCTGA